One genomic window of Cydia fagiglandana chromosome 20, ilCydFagi1.1, whole genome shotgun sequence includes the following:
- the LOC134674452 gene encoding venom serine carboxypeptidase-like, giving the protein MSSLLLILLSWQAILSYAHAQHNLWAQKVRSDDPGEPLFLTPLLEKGDIKKARHLARVNLNDSLPIESYTGFFTVNKAYDSNQFFWYFPSMFPDKDQAPVLVWLQGGPGASSLFGLFCENGPITEQNGQFLPRHYHWALNHHVIYIDNPVGVGFSFTNDTNGYCTDETQVGEQLYSTITQFFQLFPELQKNDFFITGESYAGKYVPAFAHTIHKKNSNAKTKINLKGLIIGGAYINPGSQNNFRLDSEHKTNSKKLEKCDPLQEDGDKYVAVLNKIEVRKAIHVGTLSYHEFNNKVFQYLSKDIPRSMAPWLSELLDHYPVTLYGGEDDHIVSYAGIVDFLRNHFNFTGEDEYKSAKRYSWRVDGELAGCVRSARLLRDVYVLKATHYVPADQPKRAWDLITRLTRGKGFDKKEICPV; this is encoded by the coding sequence ATGTCGAGCTTACTGTTAATCCTACTATCGTGGCAAGCCATATTGTCATATGCCCATGCCCAACATAATCTCTGGGCCCAGAAAGTCAGAAGCGATGATCCCGGTGAGCCCCTGTTTTTGACACCATTACTCGAGAAAGGCGACATCAAGAAAGCCAGGCATCTAGCCAGAGTAAACCTCAACGATAGTTTACCAATCGAGAGCTACACGGGATTCTTCACCGTCAATAAGGCTTACGACTCCAACCAGTTCTTCTGGTACTTCCCGAGCATGTTTCCAGACAAGGATCAGGCGCCAGTACTCGTATGGCTTCAGGGCGGCCCGGGCGCATCTTCGCTGTTTGGCTTATTCTGCGAAAACGGCCCCATTACAGAACAAAACGGTCAATTTTTGCCTAGACATTACCATTGGGCTCTGAACCACCACGTGATTTACATCGACAACCCCGTGGGCGTGGGATTCAGCTTCACAAACGACACCAACGGATACTGCACAGACGAGACGCAAGTCGGCGAACAACTCTATTCCACCATCACTCAGTTCTTCCAACTCTTCCCTGAGCTGCAGAAAAACGATTTCTTCATCACTGGCGAATCTTACGCAGGAAAGTACGTCCCGGCTTTCGCTCACACGATCCACAAAAAGAACTCCAATGCGAAGactaaaataaaccttaaaGGGCTCATTATTGGCGGTGCTTATATAAATCCTGGCAGTCAGAATAATTTCAGATTAGATTCAGAACACAAAACAAACTCTAAGAAATTAGAGAAATGTGATCCGCTTCAAGAAGATGGTGATAAATATGTTGCAGTGTTAAATAAAATCGAAGTTCGGAAGGCTATCCATGTTGGAACATTATCATATCACGAGTTTAATAATAAAGTGTTTCAATATTTGAGTAAAGATATACCACGGTCTATGGCGCCCTGGTTGTCGGAATTACTAGACCACTATCCGGTGACCCTTTACGGCGGAGAAGACGATCATATAGTGTCCTACGCAGGAATAGTTGATTTTTTAAGAAATCACTTTAATTTTACGGGTGAAGACGAATACAAGTCAGCGAAGCGGTACTCATGGAGGGTAGATGGTGAGTTGGCAGGATGTGTGAGGAGCGCGCGTCTTCTGAGGGACGTTTACGTGCTGAAAGCTACGCACTACGTGCCCGCAGACCAGCCGAAACGTGCCTGGGACTTGATAACGAGACTAACTCGTGGGAAGGGTTTCGATAAGAAAGAAATCTGCCCAGTGTAG